In the Pseudomonas orientalis genome, one interval contains:
- the ruvB gene encoding Holliday junction branch migration DNA helicase RuvB, translating into MIEADRLIAATGPRDREEVQDRAIRPLSLADYIGQPTVREQMELFIQAARGRSESLDHTLIFGPPGLGKTTLANIIAQEMGVSIKSTSGPVLERPGDLAALLTNLEPHDVLFIDEIHRLSPIVEEVLYPAMEDFQLDIMIGEGPAARSIKLDLPPFTLVGATTRAGMLTNPLRDRFGIVQRLEFYSTADLATIVSRSANILGLPLDPEGEFEIARRARGTPRIANRLLRRVRDFAEVRAKGHITKAVADLALNLLDVDEHGFDHQDRRLLLTMIEKFDGGPVGVDSLAAAISEERHTIEDVLEPYLIQQGYIMRTPRGRVVTRHAYLHFGLNIPSRLGEMPAVDEFLDAVDD; encoded by the coding sequence GTGATAGAAGCTGATCGTCTGATCGCGGCCACCGGCCCGCGCGACCGTGAAGAAGTCCAGGACCGCGCCATCCGCCCCCTGAGCCTGGCCGACTATATCGGCCAGCCCACTGTGCGCGAGCAGATGGAGCTGTTCATCCAGGCGGCACGCGGGCGCAGCGAGTCGCTGGATCACACGCTGATCTTCGGCCCGCCGGGCCTGGGCAAGACCACCCTGGCCAACATCATCGCCCAGGAAATGGGCGTGTCGATCAAGTCCACGTCCGGTCCGGTGCTGGAGCGCCCTGGCGACCTGGCCGCGCTGTTGACCAATCTTGAGCCTCACGACGTGCTGTTTATCGACGAGATCCACCGGCTGTCGCCCATCGTCGAGGAAGTGCTGTACCCGGCGATGGAGGACTTCCAGCTCGACATCATGATCGGCGAAGGCCCGGCGGCCCGCTCGATCAAGCTTGACCTGCCGCCGTTCACGCTGGTGGGGGCCACGACCCGCGCGGGCATGCTGACCAACCCGTTGCGAGACCGTTTCGGCATTGTTCAACGTCTGGAGTTCTATAGCACGGCAGACCTTGCGACCATCGTCAGCCGTTCGGCGAACATCCTCGGCCTGCCGCTGGACCCGGAAGGCGAATTCGAAATCGCCCGGCGCGCCCGCGGTACACCCCGGATCGCCAACCGCTTGCTGCGCCGTGTGCGCGATTTTGCCGAGGTGCGGGCCAAGGGGCATATCACCAAGGCGGTCGCGGACCTGGCCTTGAACCTGCTGGATGTGGACGAACATGGCTTCGATCATCAGGACCGGCGCCTGCTCCTGACCATGATCGAGAAGTTCGACGGCGGCCCGGTGGGCGTGGACAGCCTCGCGGCTGCCATCAGCGAAGAGCGTCACACCATCGAGGACGTGCTGGAGCCGTACCTGATCCAGCAGGGCTATATCATGCGCACGCCACGGGGCAGGGTGGTGACGCGCCATGCCTATCTGCACTTTGGGCTAAACATTCCGTCACGATTGGGAGAGATGCCCGCGGTAGACGAATTCCTTGATGCGGTAGACGATTAA
- the ruvA gene encoding Holliday junction branch migration protein RuvA, whose amino-acid sequence MIGRLRGTLAEKQPPHLILDVNGLGYELEVPMTTLYRLPSVGEPITLHTHLVVREDAQLLYGFIGKRDRDFFRELIRLNGVGPKLALALMSSLEVDELVRAVSAQDTSALTKVPGVGKKTAERLLVELKDRFKAWEVVPSMFALVPNQPDMPAGQVASAESDAVSALISLGYKPQEASKAVSAIKDKNLSSEDMIRRALKGMI is encoded by the coding sequence GTGATTGGACGCTTGCGCGGCACCCTGGCTGAGAAACAGCCGCCGCACCTGATTCTGGATGTGAATGGATTGGGTTATGAGCTTGAAGTGCCCATGACCACCTTGTACCGCTTGCCGTCGGTCGGCGAGCCGATAACTCTGCACACGCATTTAGTGGTGCGCGAAGACGCGCAACTGCTCTATGGTTTCATCGGCAAGCGCGACCGCGACTTTTTCCGCGAGCTGATTCGCCTCAATGGCGTCGGGCCCAAGCTGGCCCTGGCGTTGATGTCGAGCCTGGAAGTGGATGAACTGGTACGCGCCGTTTCTGCCCAGGACACCTCCGCCCTGACCAAGGTGCCGGGTGTGGGCAAGAAAACCGCCGAGCGCCTGCTGGTGGAGCTCAAGGACCGTTTCAAGGCCTGGGAAGTGGTGCCGAGCATGTTCGCCCTGGTGCCGAACCAGCCGGATATGCCGGCCGGCCAGGTCGCCAGTGCCGAAAGCGATGCGGTCAGTGCGTTGATCTCCCTGGGCTACAAGCCGCAGGAGGCCAGCAAGGCGGTATCGGCCATCAAGGACAAGAACCTGAGCAGCGAAGACATGATCCGCCGAGCCCTGAAGGGAATGATTTAA
- the ruvC gene encoding crossover junction endodeoxyribonuclease RuvC, which yields MTLILGIDPGSRITGFGVVQQTPRGCVYVASGCIRTGAGELAERLQIVYRGVREVIQTYGPVTMGIEKVFMAKNADSALKLGQARGAAIVAGAEEGMEIAEYTATQVKQAVVGTGGANKEQVQMMVMHMLKLTSKPQIDASDALAIAICHAHTRSSLLPHGLGAARSRGGRLRL from the coding sequence ATGACTTTAATCCTAGGTATCGACCCCGGTTCGCGCATCACCGGTTTTGGCGTGGTGCAACAGACCCCGCGCGGCTGTGTCTACGTCGCCTCGGGCTGCATCCGCACCGGCGCGGGGGAGTTGGCCGAACGCCTGCAGATCGTCTATCGCGGCGTGCGTGAAGTCATTCAGACCTACGGCCCGGTGACCATGGGCATCGAAAAAGTCTTCATGGCCAAGAATGCCGACTCGGCGTTGAAACTCGGCCAGGCGCGTGGCGCTGCGATTGTGGCGGGGGCCGAGGAGGGCATGGAGATCGCCGAATACACCGCGACCCAAGTCAAGCAGGCCGTGGTCGGTACGGGCGGGGCGAATAAGGAACAGGTGCAAATGATGGTCATGCACATGCTCAAGCTCACCTCCAAACCCCAGATCGATGCCTCCGACGCCCTGGCCATTGCCATTTGCCACGCCCACACCCGCTCCAGCCTGCTGCCTCATGGTCTGGGCGCGGCACGCAGTCGTGGCGGACGCCTGCGTCTCTGA